A genome region from Hevea brasiliensis isolate MT/VB/25A 57/8 chromosome 7, ASM3005281v1, whole genome shotgun sequence includes the following:
- the LOC131181373 gene encoding uncharacterized mitochondrial protein AtMg00860-like, whose protein sequence is MYDLYEWMKLHANVKKCSFYLEKVVFLGFIVNGNGVEVDEEKVKAIKDWPTPKNASEVKSFHGLASFYRRFVPHFSSIVAPLNELIKKDVAFEWKKKHELAFAELNDKLCFAPLLSLLDFDNTFKIECDACGVGISAILMQEK, encoded by the exons ATGTATGACTTGTATGAGTGGATG AAATTACATGCAAATGTAAAGAAATGTTCTTTCTACTTGGAAAAAGTTGTTTTCCTTGGTTTTATTGTGAATGGcaatggtgttgaagttgatgaaGAGAAGGTCAAAGCCATTAAGGATTGGCCAACTCCTAAAAATGCATCTGAAGTTAAGAGTTTTCATGGATTGGCTAgtttttataggagatttgtgcctCATTTTAGTTCTATTGTTGCTCCTTTGAACGAACTTATCAAAAAAGATGTTGCATTTGAGTGGAAGAAGAAACATGAACTTGCATTTGCTGAATTGAATGATAAGTTGTGTTTTGCACCATTATTGAGCTTACTTGATTTTGATAATACATTTAAGATTGAGTGTGATGCTTGTGGTGTAGGTATAAGTGCTATTCTCATGCAAGAGAAATAA